One window of Flavobacterium ammonificans genomic DNA carries:
- a CDS encoding acyl carrier protein, with translation MSDIASRVKAIIVDKLGVDENEVVTEASFTNDLGADSLDTVELIMEFEKEFDIQIPDDQAENIATVGQAISYIEEAKK, from the coding sequence ATGTCAGACATTGCATCAAGAGTAAAAGCGATTATCGTAGACAAATTAGGTGTTGACGAAAACGAAGTTGTAACAGAAGCAAGCTTCACTAACGATTTAGGAGCTGACTCCTTAGATACTGTAGAGCTTATTATGGAATTCGAAAAAGAATTTGATATTCAAATTCCAGACGATCAAGCAGAAAATATCGCTACTGTAGGTCAAGCAATCTCTTACATTGAGGAAGCTAAAAAATAA
- a CDS encoding IPExxxVDY family protein: MAIHKLDLDEFDEIDYHLIAIHTTLEDYRLAYFINQHLPVNLSKSKEEILISIKQGDTQFSRFYFDDEDNFISWNLIQNKNEVVGKKEITNQDLFSNSTQEVATKVFLLPELKKVDYFLKIESDDDLQINEIVKNLKSIKSLSTVYVVDTETIKSKNNLIF; encoded by the coding sequence ATGGCAATACATAAATTAGATCTTGACGAATTTGATGAAATAGATTACCATCTAATTGCTATCCACACAACATTGGAAGACTACCGATTAGCCTATTTCATTAATCAACATCTTCCAGTAAATTTAAGTAAAAGCAAAGAAGAAATTCTTATCAGTATTAAACAAGGTGATACTCAATTTTCGAGATTTTACTTTGATGATGAAGATAATTTTATCTCTTGGAATCTGATTCAAAACAAGAATGAGGTTGTTGGGAAAAAAGAAATAACAAACCAAGATTTATTTTCAAATAGTACTCAAGAAGTAGCCACAAAAGTGTTCTTACTTCCCGAATTGAAAAAAGTGGACTATTTTTTAAAAATAGAAAGTGACGACGATCTTCAAATAAATGAGATTGTAAAAAACCTGAAATCAATTAAAAGTTTGTCAACTGTTTATGTGGTTGATACTGAAACTATAAAATCTAAAAACAATTTAATTTTTTAA
- the rnc gene encoding ribonuclease III has product MRIIKKIFRKSRSLEDGIFFGAIEQILGFPPINLEFYKKAFTHRSSNIIDTTGNPSNYERLEFLGDAMLSAVIAAYLFDKAPTGDEGYLTKMRSKIVSRDHLNELGKDLNLVQFVESKVPVQHFGDNIHGNIFESLVGAIYLDRGYEYCEKFIQKRVVVPYVDITRLEGKVISYKSLVIEWCQKEKKQFHFDIFEDNGIDGERLFGVKLSIDEKVVGKARATSKKKAEEKASQRAYFAFQEKIDKK; this is encoded by the coding sequence ATGCGTATTATTAAAAAAATATTTAGAAAATCCCGTTCTCTTGAAGACGGGATTTTTTTTGGTGCTATTGAACAAATTTTAGGTTTCCCTCCCATAAATCTCGAGTTTTATAAAAAAGCATTTACCCATCGCTCCTCTAACATTATTGACACTACTGGAAATCCAAGCAACTACGAACGGTTAGAATTCTTAGGAGACGCCATGTTAAGTGCCGTTATAGCCGCTTACCTTTTCGACAAAGCTCCTACTGGTGACGAAGGCTATTTAACTAAAATGCGTTCTAAAATTGTAAGTAGAGACCATCTCAATGAATTGGGCAAGGACCTAAATCTAGTTCAATTTGTAGAAAGCAAAGTCCCTGTTCAACATTTTGGTGACAACATTCATGGTAATATTTTCGAATCTTTAGTAGGCGCCATCTATTTAGACCGTGGCTATGAATACTGCGAAAAGTTCATTCAAAAAAGAGTAGTAGTTCCTTATGTCGATATAACCCGATTAGAAGGCAAAGTCATTAGTTACAAAAGTTTAGTAATTGAATGGTGCCAAAAAGAAAAGAAGCAATTCCATTTTGATATTTTTGAAGACAATGGCATTGACGGCGAACGACTTTTTGGTGTTAAATTAAGCATTGACGAAAAAGTAGTTGGAAAAGCCCGAGCCACTTCAAAAAAGAAAGCAGAAGAAAAAGCATCCCAAAGAGCTTATTTTGCATTTCAAGAAAAAATAGACAAAAAATAA
- the pyk gene encoding pyruvate kinase, with amino-acid sequence MKTNKKTKIVATLGPACNTREIIKDMIEAGVNVFRINFSHADYEDVKERISIIRSINEECGYTTGILADLQGPKLRVGVMEEGVVVNDGDLITFTTAEDIIGTKERVFMKYQNFPNDVNPGERILLDDGKLLFEIVSTDKKTEVVAKVIQGGELKSKKGVNLPNTKISLPAMTEKDIADAIFAIGQQVDWIALSFVKTPRDLQDLQELIAEHSEFKIPIIAKIEMPEALENMDKIVAYCDALMVARGDLGVELPAHEVPLVQKELIVRAKTARIPVIVATQMMETMITSLTPTRAEVNDVANSVMDGADAVMLSGETAAGNYPVQVIQKMTQIIEAVEDSPLIKVPQNTPQVRTNRFITKTICQHAAQMANVIKAKAICTLTNSGYTAFQISSWRPSAHILVFTSNKRILTQLNLLWGVKSFYYAKSVSTDDTVTDVNEIARQKGFVEKGDFLINLAAMPVTDKGMVNTLRVSEIE; translated from the coding sequence ATTAAAACAAACAAAAAAACAAAAATTGTAGCCACACTCGGACCTGCGTGTAATACAAGAGAAATCATCAAAGATATGATTGAGGCTGGAGTTAATGTATTTAGAATAAATTTTTCGCATGCTGATTATGAAGATGTAAAAGAACGAATTAGTATTATTCGCAGCATTAATGAAGAGTGCGGTTATACAACTGGAATTCTTGCTGATTTACAAGGACCTAAACTTCGTGTTGGTGTAATGGAAGAAGGAGTTGTTGTTAACGATGGTGACTTAATTACTTTTACTACTGCTGAAGATATCATTGGAACCAAAGAACGTGTTTTCATGAAATACCAAAACTTTCCAAACGATGTAAATCCAGGAGAAAGAATTTTGTTAGATGATGGAAAATTACTTTTCGAAATTGTGTCTACGGATAAAAAAACAGAGGTAGTTGCTAAAGTGATCCAAGGTGGTGAATTGAAGTCTAAAAAAGGGGTTAACCTTCCAAATACTAAAATTTCACTTCCAGCAATGACTGAAAAAGATATTGCTGACGCTATTTTTGCAATTGGACAACAAGTAGACTGGATTGCGCTTTCATTCGTGAAAACACCTAGAGACTTGCAAGACCTTCAAGAATTAATTGCGGAGCATTCAGAATTTAAAATTCCAATTATTGCCAAAATCGAAATGCCAGAAGCATTAGAAAACATGGACAAAATTGTGGCTTATTGCGACGCTTTAATGGTGGCTCGTGGAGATTTAGGGGTTGAACTTCCTGCTCACGAAGTACCATTGGTACAAAAAGAATTAATTGTAAGAGCTAAAACCGCTCGTATCCCAGTTATTGTGGCAACACAAATGATGGAAACAATGATTACTAGTTTAACTCCTACTCGTGCCGAAGTAAATGATGTGGCTAACTCGGTTATGGACGGTGCTGATGCAGTAATGCTTTCTGGAGAAACTGCAGCAGGGAATTATCCTGTTCAAGTAATCCAAAAAATGACGCAAATTATAGAAGCGGTAGAAGATTCTCCGCTAATTAAAGTGCCACAAAACACACCACAAGTTAGAACGAATCGTTTTATTACTAAAACCATTTGTCAACATGCTGCTCAAATGGCTAACGTAATCAAAGCAAAAGCAATTTGTACTTTAACTAATAGTGGGTATACTGCTTTCCAAATTTCATCTTGGAGACCTTCAGCTCATATTTTAGTTTTTACATCTAACAAAAGAATCTTAACTCAATTGAACTTATTGTGGGGAGTTAAATCTTTCTACTATGCTAAATCAGTGAGTACAGATGATACTGTAACGGATGTAAATGAAATTGCAAGACAAAAAGGATTTGTAGAGAAAGGAGATTTCTTAATCAACCTTGCAGCAATGCCTGTAACCGATAAAGGAATGGTAAACACCTTAAGAGTTTCTGAAATAGAATAA
- the fabF gene encoding beta-ketoacyl-ACP synthase II: MELRRVVVTGLGALTPIGNTVQEYWNGLINGVSGAAPITYFDASKFKTQFACELKNFNVEDFIERKEARKMDRYAQYAMVSSTEAMEDANFDLEKLDKDRAGVIWGSGIGGLETFQIEVLNFAAGDGTPKFNPFFIPKMIGDIACGHISIKYGFRGPNFGTVSACASSTNAIIDAFNYIRLGHADVMVTGGSEAAVTIAGMGGFNAMHALSTRNDDPKTASRPMDKDRDGFVLGEGAGALILEEYEHAKARGAKIYCEIGGGGMSADAYHITAPHPEGLGARNVMLNCLRDAGLQPTDVDGVNMHGTSTPLGDLAESKAIEQVFGDHAYTMNLNSTKSMTGHLLGAAGAVETISSILSLKYGIIPPTINHFTDDENIDPKLNFTFNTAQKRDVKVLMSNTFGFGGHNACVLVKKLDI; encoded by the coding sequence ATGGAATTACGTCGCGTTGTGGTTACTGGTTTAGGAGCACTAACTCCTATTGGGAATACCGTACAAGAATATTGGAACGGACTGATCAACGGCGTTAGTGGTGCAGCACCTATCACTTATTTTGACGCTTCAAAATTCAAAACACAATTTGCTTGTGAATTAAAAAACTTCAATGTTGAAGATTTTATCGAAAGGAAAGAAGCCAGGAAAATGGACCGATATGCACAATATGCTATGGTCTCTTCTACAGAAGCTATGGAGGATGCTAATTTTGATTTAGAAAAGTTAGACAAAGACAGAGCTGGAGTAATTTGGGGTTCAGGAATTGGCGGTTTAGAAACCTTTCAGATTGAAGTTTTAAATTTTGCCGCAGGTGACGGAACGCCAAAATTCAATCCGTTTTTTATCCCAAAAATGATTGGTGATATTGCCTGTGGACATATTTCAATCAAGTACGGATTTAGAGGACCTAACTTTGGAACAGTTTCTGCTTGTGCATCTTCAACTAATGCAATTATTGACGCTTTCAATTATATTCGTCTTGGTCATGCTGATGTAATGGTAACTGGTGGTTCTGAAGCCGCAGTCACTATTGCTGGAATGGGTGGTTTTAACGCCATGCATGCACTTTCTACAAGAAATGATGATCCGAAAACCGCTTCAAGACCAATGGATAAAGACCGTGATGGATTTGTACTTGGTGAAGGAGCCGGAGCTTTAATTTTGGAAGAATACGAACATGCAAAAGCACGTGGTGCCAAAATTTATTGTGAAATTGGCGGAGGCGGAATGTCAGCTGATGCGTATCATATTACAGCGCCGCATCCAGAAGGATTAGGAGCCAGAAATGTGATGTTGAATTGTTTAAGAGATGCTGGTTTACAACCAACAGATGTTGACGGAGTTAACATGCATGGAACTTCTACACCATTAGGAGATTTAGCCGAATCAAAGGCAATCGAACAAGTGTTTGGAGATCACGCTTATACCATGAATCTTAATTCCACTAAGTCAATGACAGGTCACTTACTTGGTGCAGCTGGGGCTGTTGAAACTATTTCGTCTATTTTATCTTTGAAATACGGAATAATTCCTCCAACAATTAACCATTTCACAGACGATGAGAACATTGATCCAAAACTTAACTTTACTTTTAACACAGCTCAAAAAAGAGACGTAAAAGTATTGATGAGTAATACTTTTGGTTTTGGTGGACACAATGCTTGTGTATTGGTTAAAAAATTAGACATCTAA
- a CDS encoding phosphoribosylglycinamide formyltransferase: MKKIVIFASGSGTNAENIIRYFDSSKLAKVVKVFTNKADAQVIQRAKNFNIGTEIFSKNDLETGKVLQEINTFQPDLIVLAGFLLKFPETIVAAYPDKIINIHPALLPKYGGKGMYGMHVHRAVVENKEKETGITIHYVNENYDEGNSIFQKEVAVLIGDTPEVVAAKIHELEQEHFPKVIEKLITNV; encoded by the coding sequence ATGAAAAAAATTGTAATTTTTGCCTCGGGATCAGGCACTAATGCCGAAAATATTATTCGGTATTTTGATAGTTCTAAATTGGCAAAAGTGGTAAAAGTATTCACAAACAAAGCCGATGCTCAGGTAATTCAAAGAGCAAAAAACTTTAACATTGGTACTGAAATTTTTTCCAAAAACGATTTAGAAACAGGAAAAGTACTACAAGAAATTAATACATTTCAACCTGATTTAATTGTGTTGGCTGGATTTTTATTAAAATTCCCTGAAACAATAGTTGCAGCCTATCCTGATAAAATAATTAATATTCATCCTGCTTTGTTGCCTAAATACGGAGGAAAAGGGATGTACGGGATGCATGTGCATCGCGCTGTAGTAGAAAATAAAGAAAAAGAAACCGGAATTACCATTCATTATGTCAATGAAAATTATGACGAAGGAAATAGTATTTTTCAAAAAGAAGTAGCGGTTTTAATTGGCGATACTCCCGAAGTAGTTGCTGCTAAAATTCACGAACTGGAGCAAGAGCATTTTCCAAAAGTGATTGAAAAATTGATCACTAACGTATAG
- the rnhA gene encoding ribonuclease HI, with translation MSHQVHIYTDGAAKGNPGPGGYGVVMEWVGKPYKKEFYEGFRHTTNNRMELLAVIVGLEKLKNPNTKVLVVSDSKYVVDSVEKKWVFGWEKKGFVGKKNPDLWKRFLVIYKKHHVDFKWIKGHNNHPQNERCDELAVMASTQKQLSVDEYYEKEDEKLL, from the coding sequence ATGTCACACCAAGTACATATTTATACCGATGGTGCAGCCAAGGGCAATCCAGGTCCTGGAGGCTATGGTGTGGTTATGGAATGGGTAGGCAAACCGTATAAAAAAGAATTTTACGAAGGATTTAGGCATACTACTAACAACAGAATGGAATTGTTAGCAGTTATTGTGGGTCTCGAAAAATTAAAAAATCCCAATACTAAAGTTCTCGTAGTTTCTGATTCGAAATATGTGGTCGATTCCGTAGAAAAAAAATGGGTTTTTGGCTGGGAGAAAAAAGGTTTTGTAGGCAAAAAAAATCCTGATTTGTGGAAACGGTTTTTAGTAATTTACAAAAAACATCATGTCGATTTTAAATGGATTAAAGGCCACAATAACCACCCTCAAAATGAGCGATGTGATGAATTAGCTGTAATGGCATCAACACAAAAGCAACTTTCGGTAGATGAATATTACGAAAAAGAAGACGAGAAGTTGTTGTAA